One Schistocerca piceifrons isolate TAMUIC-IGC-003096 chromosome 11, iqSchPice1.1, whole genome shotgun sequence genomic window carries:
- the LOC124720183 gene encoding 10 kDa heat shock protein, mitochondrial: MAAAAAAKKLLPMFDRVLVQRAEAITKTKGGIVIPEKAQEKVQKATVVAVGPGVRNNKGEHIPPTIKVGDQVLLPEYGGTKVILDENREYHLFKESDILAKLDG, translated from the exons ATG gctgctgcagctgctgcgaaGAAATTGCTTCCTATGTTTGATAGAGTGTTGGTTCAGAGGGCAGAGGCAATAACGAAGACGAAAGGAGGAATTGTAATCCCTGAAAAGGCGCAGGAGAAAGTGCAGAAGGCGACTGTAGTAGCTGTAGGACCTGGCGTAAGAAACAAT aaaggaGAACACATTCCCCCAACAATAAAAGTTGGCGACCAAGTCTTGCTACCAGAATATGGGGGAACAAAAGTAATTTTGGATGAAAATAGAGAGTACCATCTCTTCAAGGAGTCAGACATTTTGGCTAAACTAGACGGCTGA